Sequence from the Bos javanicus breed banteng chromosome 11, ARS-OSU_banteng_1.0, whole genome shotgun sequence genome:
AATGCAGTTTTAAAATAATGGTGTGatggagattttaaaaactgtgtgttCTTGGGAAAACTAGCaagttgaagaaaaaaaacaccaagTTACAGATCTATCTAGAATCACAAAGCTATAACAGTTACTATACTGATAGAAAGCTTATTTCTAATATTATGTCACTATACCAATTACATCtactgagagttggactataaagaaagctgagcgctgaagaattaatgcctttgaactatggtgttggagaagactcttgagagtcccttggactgcaaggagatccaaccagtctatcctaaaggagatcagtcctgggtgttcattggaaggactgatgctgaagctgaaactccaatattttggccacctgatgtgaagagttgactcatttgaaaagaccctgatgctgggaaagattgagggcaggaggagagggggatacagaggatgagatggttggatggcattaccgactcaatggacatgggtttgggtgaactccaggagctggtgatggtagagaggcctggcgtgctgtggttcatggggtcacaaagagtcggacacgactgagcaactgaactgaactggctatGCAAGTCAGTCTATGGGTTGGTCAAAGCATACAACAGAGTGCATTTGAATGGAGTGTAGAATTATGGAaaatctgagattaaaaaaaaaacaatgcaacTAAAGATATATAGGAACAGCACTTTGAGAACTTGCTGATATATAACCTGAACTATTGccacatttatatttatagtgTTGATGAAGTGCTTATACTGTAAGGCTTTCTATAAATTTAAGTAAACATTTGTCTGGAGGAATTCACAAGCTAAAGTAACGTCTAGAATTGGAATTATAATATATCTAAGAATATTTATGAGACAAGAGGCTGATGAACAGTTTATTAAGTAAAGCAGTATGCCAGTCATAGTTTGCCATTTATACACTTAGAGTTtctgagattttatatatatatatatatgtatgtatctatgaATGTACAGCTTATCAACTTTGAAACTAGCATCAAGGGGATAGAAGCTTCTGATTACTGAACAGTAATGATATATTTCataatgaacatatatataagaataataataagcaCTTTGAAAATAGCTTTCTTTAGAATTATGACATTCACAAAAATCAGAATTGACTGAAGAGAATAAATATATTGCTTTCaaaccagaagaaaaagaaaaataacatttacaaAATTTATTACGTGAGTCAGAACTGTCTGATTACACTTACAATAAATAGAATACTTGaaacatataatttttaagtaattgtattcacaacagggcttccctggcggctcagaggttaaagcgtctgcccgcaatgcgggagacctgggttagatccctgggtcggaaagattccccggagaaggaaatggcaacctactccagtattcttgcctggagaatcccatggacggaggagcctggtgggctacagtccacggggttgcagagtcggacacgactgagcgacttaaaaaaaaatcacaacattGGGAAAGAAAACTCCACAGTGCATTGAAAATCTTCTACAGTCTTAAAGTGTAGATTAATAGTTATCTGGATAATAATTTCCACACGACTTTTTCCCTGAAATATTCAGATTGTTAAGTACCAGTCCTGCCTTCTCTCAAAACACACTTCAAGACTGAAGTGGGAATATGATTGTAAACGCCATTGGCATCATTAAGAGCACTTTAGGAAGTTTTACCACACATAGGGAGATTTGGTCTGGTGTTTACAGAGCTACACGGTTTCAATGGACAAGATAGTCCAGAGAAACTGTGGAGACGTTCTTCTgagaaaaaacagaattttagaattttaaaaatacagccgTGTCCgttcacaaattaaaaaaaaaaaagattctgactTTTCTCTTTAATTCTACCAGAGGGAAGAAAAAGTTTAGATCAGCTACAATTGTAACAATAGCAAGGGGCGCTAACAATAGACAAAATAACGGTCACAGGCGGTTGGTGTTCTTTGAGGTAGAGACTATGTGGGCGGGGCTCGCTGCagcagggtgggtgggggcgTGGCCCTGGGGGCGTGTCAGGGGCGTGACCGAGGCGGGGCTGGAGGGGGTGTGTTGCTTAAGAGCCGCCTCGGGCCGGCTCAGAGACCCGAGTCTGCCCGGAACCTGTGACGGAATACCTCAGTTCGCTGTCATGTCACTCACGCAGCGCGCGCCGCAGGTTTCCGAACTCGGGGAGCCTGCCTCCCCTTTACCACCTGCTGACGATCCTGATTCCCTACCACCCCGTAGTAAGAGGCCCCGTCTTGAGGAGACCGGTGGTGTTTCTGAGGTGGAGTGGAGGCTGCCTTTGGTGCCTTGCTTGTCTGAGGTGGAAAAAGTCTGGGAGTTGTCGCTCAGACCCCTCACAGCGCTCATGATTTCAACTGAGGAGATTTTTGGTAACGCCACAGGCTCGTGTGTGAAGAAATCTGTCAGTGGGAAACAGATATATAATCCGGAAGGCCAAAATAGCAAATTTGAGATGAATAGTTGTTTGCGGTCTCTACCCTCACAAAATTTTGTTTCTGGTGTGAAGACTTCTAGAACGTCTTGTGAACCAGGGCTGTATGCCAGAGAGATTTTCAGTGTGCATTGCACTGATAGATTTGAAATAGAGACTGGTCAGCTGTCCCACGTCTCTGTACACGATGTACATGTAATTAAAAACGAGGATGGACAATATTTAGTTCAGGAGAGAGACAATAGTCAGGAAGACAATAATGACATAAAACTGACAGAAAATCCATTTTTAGATATTACCTTTTACAAGGACACCAAATCAACATTTCATGATATTAAGAACAGATGTAAAGCTGGTAGTGTTATGccatcaaataaaaaagaaaatagcgtTCCAGCATCTACGCTAAAAATACCAAAATCTCAAAACCAGCGTGGCATGGAAATTGCCAAACCTAGCTATTTTAGAGATAAGAGTACAACAAGTATCCCTGAGTTTCCAACTGATTTAAATAGCAAAATGTCCTCTGTCTATTTAAAGGAAATagggaagaaaaatgacaaaaatgaggCATATGTTAGGGATTTCACAAACACTCACTGGTCCCAAAATAGACCTGATGTTAAGAAGCAAAAGTTACAGAATGATAAAAAAATTGTGgatgcagaaaatattttttctgagtgTTATGAAAGTAACCACCAGTCACTCAGCAACCAAAGTGTTTGTGTGAGAAAAAAAGACTTGATCAGTTTACACTACTATAATCACAGTAGTATCAAGTTTGATGCAATAGACTCCGCAAAGAATTTCACTATAAAACTAGAAAATGCAAATTGCAAGGAGACAGAAACATGCCTGTACAGCTACATATTTACCAGATTGGAAAAACTGCAAAGCTGGGACtgtaacattatatatattttgagaaaaaatagggaaaatagtTGGACTATGGATAGTTACAAggtgaaatatgaaaatatgaaaaaagctgGAGAAATACTGAATTTGCAACAATTATTAGAAATAGATCTAAGTAAAGGAAATTATCACAATATGAAAGTCATGAAAACACATGATGAAAAAGCAAAGCCTCTCATGACAGAAACACTGGGTAGTCAAAAAGCTTTAAAGCAAATTTTTTGCTtaaaagataaaggagaaaaagataataTGCTATACTTCAGATATTATACCAcacaaaaagattttcatttaagcagttattttgaaagtttcattacagaaattttttatttccatgaaaGTATTTCAGGAAatcaaaaagataataatatCTTAACCTGGTATGGAATTTTGAAGTGTAAAAAGCAAATTGATATTCAAAATCTAATAACTGAGACTATGAATGTCagtataaataatatttcaagCATATGTTTACAAACCAATGTTTTGGACCCTCTAAATATTATATTGAAAACCAGCATAACTTCTTTGCTCAATGACTTTGTCTCTTTTACAGTAGTTGAAAATGATTCTAAATTAGAAGAGGGATGCATTTTCAAATGGATAATGTATTTGAATTATCCAAAAAACATCACATTGGAAAGTCATACTGTATGTTCAGTCAGGATTTTAACTTTTTCAAGACTTTTAGACAATAATATGAAACCtaagttaaagaaaagaaagctatttAAAAGTGAACAAATTTTTGAAGAGCCTAAGAAAAAACTTACCAATTCCTTCAGTATGACAAGTAAAAACATACACTTTCCAATTtttgaaacatatgaaaaaattccTCTTTTAATGGACTTTGATGACATtgatgaagaaaagcaaaagcataaaagttttaattttaactacATATTTAAAGATTTCTTCAATACTAGGCAACAGGCTATACAGGCAAGCCATGACAAAAAGCATAGTGAACAAACCAATCCCATGACTGTAACTCAGGTGCTAGGTTTTGGGAACTTGATAAATGAAATTGAAGATAAAAAGTACAACTTAACtttgaaggaggaaggaaaaatcaCAACACAAAATTTAACAAACTTTTGCCAAGGTCATGAAGAcattaagacagaaaaagaagagaaaaatagtttttattcaATGGATGACATGTTTATTGTGCAACCAGTTTCATTAATGACTAAATTGGATGTGGAAGAGACTAAATATGTTAATCAAAGTAATGTAGTTGACAGAAATGAATATGAGAGTACTTTTCAAGAAAGTGAGTTAGCTAATTCAAAGCATTTTCATCCAAAGAATGACTCTTCAGAATGTTTTAATCATCAGTTTGAAACTCATTTGAGTGTAGGGAACAATGAATGTTTTCAGGACTTAACTGCCAAGTGTTTATCAACAGACGTTCTGACAATAGCAAACAATTTTGAAATGAAGAGTAAATTTAATTTAGTGCTTGAAGAACTTCGTATGTTTCATGAAATtagtaaggaaaatgaaattcTAAGCACTGTGGAAACCAACAATAGGCAAGAAAATTACTTTGTAGAAAGCAATGCTGTTGAGGAGgtaaaaatggagataaaaaaaGGTTTGAAAATGGGTACAGAAAACAAATTATGTTCATCTTCTTTGCTTGGTGATATGATAGCAAGTCCTAATATGCATAAAAAACACCAAAGTTTATTTAAGTGGAAAACAGTACCCAAAAATGGTGAACAGGAAGTTCCTAATGATTGCTGCCTAAGAACACCAGAGGAAGAATTACTTTATTCTACTTCTAAGGAAGGtatgaaattgattttaaaatgtactttctgAGATAAAATACggcattttttttctgtgtaggCCAAATATATAATTTTGGCAAAAAAGAAAGTAAGGTGTAAGACAGTATTTAttgatgttattatttttctattatatataagGAACGAATGGGAAGGAATATTTCTGAAAAAGTAATTTGTTTATAGTATTGACACTTCATATAAAAAGTTACTTTTTGTATAACACATTGATCTTTATTTTCAGATTGTGAAAATCCTTCACCTGAAAGACCAACTTCTTTCTCTGAtgaatttaaggaagaaaaatttaattATCTACTGAAGGCAGGTAGGAGTTttggttattttctttaatactttATAAGATGATTACTGCATTCTTGTATTTTTAGCATAAGGAAAATATGCTaagttgttaaaaaataaatacaaaaatgtaatACTTTTGTAAACATTAAATTTATTGATACAAATTCCTACAGGTAAAAATtggctaaaaatgaaaaaaatcatttagaatGTAACtagaaaatatactttataaaacTTTACATATTTTCAGTGATGTCTTGCAATCGCTATATGATAAGATAGGTATTATATATATCTAGTATGTATATCTAATATATGTAACATTAATTAGCAAAAGCAAAAAAGGCATTTGTCTAAGTTAGATTTACATTGGTGTTACTCCCAATTATAAATTTAGTATCATTGTTTTCTATCCTTTAAATATTATAGAGCTGTTTATATGGACATTTTATAttgtaattttgaaagaaattagcACCATTTACATATGTTAACATCATTTAGTACTATGGCATTTAAATGTTTGATTATAAAAGAATCAAACTAAAGAAAAGTTAAACAGCTAACCTTATTCTTTGCCTAAGAGGTCTGTAATATCAGAATAAAATACACTAAGTCTACCATCTGTTCTAACTTGTAGTACCAATGAAGATGAGGTAGGGGTTGGATTGAAATTAgggaattcttttctttcttttttttttttttgagggaattattttctaaatgactACATTTTCATTTGATCTGAAATTGCTGGTTTTATACAAGACTAGATCTAGAAAGAATAATGATGTAGGTGAAATACATTTATCAAAATATCTTCAGTCTTGCATCACTTCTCAAAGCATTTCTCCTGGCTTCTCATTAGGAGAAAATGCTGTCCCTGACACTTTTATTCAGTCACTTCAAAActgcataatttcttttttcttagcttTCAATGaaatactcttaaaaattaatCCAGGTCCTTGGAAGATCAAAAGCCTGTGGGTTTTCTCccctgaaaaaaggaaataatttaaggAACAATACTCTATGAGACCGAAAGCTGGGTAGTAGAATTAGCCTGAAAAGGATAGGGGTTGTTTCTTCTAgaacaggaagaaaggaagaaattgggTTTAGGAACATATTCTCTGATAGAGGAAGATTATTAGAGAACACAAACCCATATTGTCCTCTTGATGATAATTGTGTTAATGAAATGGATATTTAAGACAGATTAAAGTATGTGCCTCAATCGGGAAAGAAATGTTACATTTGTTGGAAATATCTGAACCCATAATACTCTATTGTGGCTTCACAAGGAAAGATACCTCCTTgtcaagaaatatgaaaaataatgttagaGGTCAGCCAAAATTACTTAATACTATGTTAGGATCATTGTGAAGCCTCTTTCAAAGTGCATAAAAATGGAATGATATACCTGGGATTTGTTAAAATCCATAGTGTAAGGGAAAAGTTGGGAGGTACTGGGGAAAATGGACTAATTATGGACTAAAAATGGACTAATTCTGGGTCCCTACTTACGCAGGGTGTTTTTAAAGGTATTGAAAGACTTCTGATTGTGCAGAAATGTTTTTGATACCCACCCACTTGTCATCATGATGCCTCCAATTAAAGTTTCTGCTACCAACATTTCTAGCACATCCTatctccctttctgtctctctcctttctctgtggTATGGAGGATGCAAATACTTTGAGTGTGTCAAATGGCAGCTAGCCAGTATGCCAGGAGCTTTATATATCATTTAGTACCAATACTTCTCTAATtttaatgtgtatgtatatgtcaacCAAAGAATATCACGAGTCACCTGATTCTACAAGGAGTGAGTCATTAACCACTGCACTTGCTAATCTCTAGCATAGTCTGAAAGGAGTTTAGGAATTCTGTGCtctggaaaaactggcagaacaggtcttcagatagatattttcaagagaaaattgTATGAACccaatttcttgcatcttcccatacttagaaaagcactgaaataaTTGACTAAAATATCTGTTCCTCCTAACTGGCACTAAGCTTCTACCAAGATGTGAGTCTGGTTGCATATAcctcttctccaaaatcacatgTATGCTCACCTCCTCTCTAAACTGTCCACAGCAGTtcttcagagctatctgagaggctgtatcCAGAGGGTATACTCCTCAGTAAGTCCCCAAACAAAACTGAAACTcacagctctcagttcagttcagttgcttagttgtgtccgactcccagagtttactcaaactcatgtccattgagtcggtgatgccatccaaccatcccatcctctgtcgtcccctttcccttccgccttcaatcttccctagcatcagggtcttttccaatgagttcttcgcattaggtagccAGATGTTTTGAACTTTTTACAAAATGTTAGTGTCATgttaaataaaacttcaaaattaGAGCTCTCCATTGATACATGAAGATGAAATACATTTGTGCTGTATTATCTATAATAATCTCTATTAGAAGCCACATGTACATATTAATGATATAGTCTAATAACTTCTAATGGAAAAATAACATAGTCTTTACAGCCACTACATCATGTTAAGTTTAAACTCTATATAGTTTTGTTGATGTTAAGCCAGATTGCATGACTGGAATGctgattttatttaattgctATGTTATGTTatgttgggcaagttacttatcatttttgtgctgagttttccacatttaaaaaatggagataagAGTAAGTAAACTAATGCACTCAAAGCACTTAGCTCAGTGACTCAGTAAATGTTGTTAGTATCGTGATTTTAGAAGTTAGGAATCATTTTTAAGCATAGAAACTATGAGTGATTTTTACTCCCTTATGTACCTTTATTGTCTTATATTTTTAGGTAGCAGTTTTTCATATGGAATTTCAAGAGTACTACCTCTTAAGACATGCGGTCGACCAATCAGGGTTGGATTGTCAAGAAAAGCCAAGCTTAAACAACTTCATCCCTATCTGAAATGAATATGTTTTGAGAACTTAAAA
This genomic interval carries:
- the RAD51AP2 gene encoding RAD51-associated protein 2, with translation MWAGLAAAGWVGAWPWGRVRGVTEAGLEGVCCLRAASGRLRDPSLPGTCDGIPQFAVMSLTQRAPQVSELGEPASPLPPADDPDSLPPRSKRPRLEETGGVSEVEWRLPLVPCLSEVEKVWELSLRPLTALMISTEEIFGNATGSCVKKSVSGKQIYNPEGQNSKFEMNSCLRSLPSQNFVSGVKTSRTSCEPGLYAREIFSVHCTDRFEIETGQLSHVSVHDVHVIKNEDGQYLVQERDNSQEDNNDIKLTENPFLDITFYKDTKSTFHDIKNRCKAGSVMPSNKKENSVPASTLKIPKSQNQRGMEIAKPSYFRDKSTTSIPEFPTDLNSKMSSVYLKEIGKKNDKNEAYVRDFTNTHWSQNRPDVKKQKLQNDKKIVDAENIFSECYESNHQSLSNQSVCVRKKDLISLHYYNHSSIKFDAIDSAKNFTIKLENANCKETETCLYSYIFTRLEKLQSWDCNIIYILRKNRENSWTMDSYKVKYENMKKAGEILNLQQLLEIDLSKGNYHNMKVMKTHDEKAKPLMTETLGSQKALKQIFCLKDKGEKDNMLYFRYYTTQKDFHLSSYFESFITEIFYFHESISGNQKDNNILTWYGILKCKKQIDIQNLITETMNVSINNISSICLQTNVLDPLNIILKTSITSLLNDFVSFTVVENDSKLEEGCIFKWIMYLNYPKNITLESHTVCSVRILTFSRLLDNNMKPKLKKRKLFKSEQIFEEPKKKLTNSFSMTSKNIHFPIFETYEKIPLLMDFDDIDEEKQKHKSFNFNYIFKDFFNTRQQAIQASHDKKHSEQTNPMTVTQVLGFGNLINEIEDKKYNLTLKEEGKITTQNLTNFCQGHEDIKTEKEEKNSFYSMDDMFIVQPVSLMTKLDVEETKYVNQSNVVDRNEYESTFQESELANSKHFHPKNDSSECFNHQFETHLSVGNNECFQDLTAKCLSTDVLTIANNFEMKSKFNLVLEELRMFHEISKENEILSTVETNNRQENYFVESNAVEEVKMEIKKGLKMGTENKLCSSSLLGDMIASPNMHKKHQSLFKWKTVPKNGEQEVPNDCCLRTPEEELLYSTSKEDCENPSPERPTSFSDEFKEEKFNYLLKAGSSFSYGISRVLPLKTCGRPIRVGLSRKAKLKQLHPYLK